Below is a window of Streptomyces qaidamensis DNA.
GAAGTGCCCGTGGTGGTCTTCGACCGGCGCGACGACTTCCAGGACGGCTTCGTCCGGCGGCTCACGCGGGGGCGGAGCGGCGCGAGCGCCCTGCGGCACTACGTGCCGACCTCGGAGGGCTTCGCCGAGGCCGTGGCCGCCGGGCTCGGCTGGGGTCTGGTGCCGGAGCCCCAGGCGGATCCGCTGCTGGGCGACGGCCGGCTCGTCGGCATCGCCCCGGGCCGCACGGTCGACGTGCCGCTGTACTGGCAGCAGTGGAAGCTCGACTCGCCCGCGCTGGCGCAGGTCGCGGACACGGTGACGGCGACCGCGGCACAGGCGCTGCGGCCCTGACGTCTCATGCGTCGTTGACGGCCTCCAGCCGGGCCGCCGCGCTGTCCAGCAGCATCTCCAGAGCCGCCGGATAGGCGCTGGTGAGCATGCGGGTCGCGAGCAGGGGCGCCGCCTCGGCGATGCGCGGGTGGGTCGTGGCGGGCAGGCGGGCGTACGTCGAGCGCCACATGTCCTCGTCGGCGTGCAGCGAGTCGCTCGGCAGGGCCAGGGAGGCGGCGTCCAGGGCGGCGAAGGCCAGGGTCTGGTCGATGAACGCGTGGTAGATGCGCACGGTGTCGGGCAGCGGGAAACCGGCCGTGCGCAGGACGTCCAGGACGGCCTCGTCTGCGGCCAGCTCGTGGGCCCGGCCCGTGACGCGGTTCGTGGTCAGCAGGGCCGCCTGCGGATGGGCGAGATACGCGGCGTGGATGCGCAGCCCGAAGGACCTGAGGTCCGCCCGCCACTCCCCCGTGGGCCGCCAGCCCTGAAGGGCCTGGCCGATGAGCGCGTCGCCCATGGCGAGGGTCAGGTCGTCCATGCCCCGGAAGTAGCGGTAGAGCGTGCTCGGGTCGGCGTCCAGGGCGAGACCCAGCCGGCGGGCGGTCAGTCCCGCGCTGCCGTGTTCGCGCAGCATGCGCAGCGCGGTCTCGACGATCAGTTCCTCGGACAGCACGGTGCCGCTCTTGGTGGGCCTGCGCCGGCGGCGTTTCTCCTCGGGCACCACGGGCTTGGGCACGGCTGCCTCCCTCCCCGGGGACCGGCCCCGGTCCTTATGCCAACGCCATTGACCTTATGGCAAGGGGCGGCGTTGTATCTCCACAAGAGCGCGTCGCGTTCTTCGCACATAGGGAGTTTCTGTCATGCGTGTACTGCTCGTGGGTGCCGGTGGTGTGGGCGGGGCGATCACCCGGATCGCGGCCCGGCGGCCGTTCTTCGAGGCCATGGTGGTGGCCGACTACGACCCGGCTCGGGCCGAGGCGGCGGTCGCGGCGCTGGCGGGCGACCCGCGGTTCACCGCCGAGCAGGTGGACGCGGGCGACGAGGCGGCGGTGACCCGCCTGCTGGCCTGGCACCGCTGCGACGTCCTCCTCAACGCCACCGACCCCCGCTTCGTGATGCCGCTGTTCCGCGCCGCCCGCGCCGCGGGCGCCACCTATCTCGACATGGCGATGTCGCTGTCCCGCCCGCACGCCGAGCGGCCCTATGAGGAGTGCGGGGTCAAGCTCGGCGACGAACAGTTCGCGCAGGCGGCCGACTGGGAGAAGGAGGGGCTGCTGGCCCTCGTCGGCATGGGCGTGGAGCCGGGCCTGTCGGACGTGTTCGCGCGGCACGCCGCCGACGAACTCTTCGACGAGATCGAGGAGATCGGCATCCGCGACGGCGCGAACCTGACCGTCGACGGCTACGACTTCGCGCCCTCCTTCAGCATCTGGACCACCATCGAGGAGTGCCTCAACCCGCCGGTCGTCTACGAGACGGGCAAGGGCTGGTTCACCACCGAGCCCTTCAGCGAGCCCGAGGTCTTCGACTTCCCCGAGGGCATCGGCCCGGTCGAGTGCGTGAACGTGGAGCACGAGGAAGTGCTGCTCGTCCCGCGCTGGGTCGACGCCCGCCGGGTGACCTTCAAGTACGGCCTGGGCCGGGAGTTCGTCGAGACGCTGAAGACGCTGCACCTGCTGGGCCTGGACCGCACCGACCCGGTGACGGTGCCCGGGCCGGACGGGCCGGTGGCGGTCTCGCCCCGGGACGTGGTCGCCGCGTGTCTGCCCGACCCGGCGACGCTCGGCGAGCGGATGCACGGCAAGACGTGCGCGGGCACCTGGGTGCGGGGCGTGAAGGACGGCGAGCCCCGCGAGGTGTACCTCTACCACGTGGTCGACAACCAGTGGTCCATGACGGAGTACGGCTCCCAGGCCGTGGTGTGGCAGACGGCGGTCAACCCCGTGGTCGCGCTCGAACTCCTCGCGACGGGCACCTGGTCCGGTGCGGGCGTCCTCGGCCCGGAGGCCTTCCCCGCGCGGCCCTTCCTGGACCTGCTGACGGCCTATGGCTCCCCCTGGGGCATGCGGGAGCAATGAAGGACTGTCCGGGAACGCCCTGTTTCACCAACCATCGACAGGTGACTCGAAGAGGAGTAAGCATCCGAGAGAGCACGTTTCTACTGCGATGCAGGTGACTTCGATGGACAACTGGCGAGACCACGCTGCCTGTCGGCACGAGGACCCCGAGCTCTTCTTCCCGATCGGTACCTCCGGCCCGGCTCTGCTCCAGACCGAGCAGGCCAAGGGGGTGTGCCGACGGCGCTGCCCGGTGCAGGAGCAGTGTCTGCAATGGGCCCTGGACACAGGTCAGTCCATCGGCGTGTGGGGCGGGACGAGCGAGAACGAACGGCGTGCGCTGAAGCGCCGCACGGCCGCCCGCCGCCGCTCCGGCTGACACCGGCCACCACCCCTGGGGACTCAGCTGCGCCGCAGCGGTCCCCAGGGGTTCTCCTGCCGGGTCACCTCCGCCTTCGCCTCGTCGATGACCTTCTGGTCGATCCGGCGCAGCGGGTGGACGTCGGTGACCAGCGGTTCGTTGTCGGGGCCGCGAGCTGCCTCCGTGCGGCAGATGGGCGTAGTCGTGCAGGCGGCGGGCCACCCACACGCGGACCGGCCGGTCCTCCCACCACTCCTCGACGCCGAGCGGGCTGGCGGACAGCCCCGGCAGGGAGACACCCGTCAGATCATCGGTGCTGGACACCTCGC
It encodes the following:
- a CDS encoding TetR/AcrR family transcriptional regulator; this encodes MPKPVVPEEKRRRRRPTKSGTVLSEELIVETALRMLREHGSAGLTARRLGLALDADPSTLYRYFRGMDDLTLAMGDALIGQALQGWRPTGEWRADLRSFGLRIHAAYLAHPQAALLTTNRVTGRAHELAADEAVLDVLRTAGFPLPDTVRIYHAFIDQTLAFAALDAASLALPSDSLHADEDMWRSTYARLPATTHPRIAEAAPLLATRMLTSAYPAALEMLLDSAAARLEAVNDA
- a CDS encoding WhiB family transcriptional regulator; translated protein: MDNWRDHAACRHEDPELFFPIGTSGPALLQTEQAKGVCRRRCPVQEQCLQWALDTGQSIGVWGGTSENERRALKRRTAARRRSG
- a CDS encoding saccharopine dehydrogenase family protein; its protein translation is MRVLLVGAGGVGGAITRIAARRPFFEAMVVADYDPARAEAAVAALAGDPRFTAEQVDAGDEAAVTRLLAWHRCDVLLNATDPRFVMPLFRAARAAGATYLDMAMSLSRPHAERPYEECGVKLGDEQFAQAADWEKEGLLALVGMGVEPGLSDVFARHAADELFDEIEEIGIRDGANLTVDGYDFAPSFSIWTTIEECLNPPVVYETGKGWFTTEPFSEPEVFDFPEGIGPVECVNVEHEEVLLVPRWVDARRVTFKYGLGREFVETLKTLHLLGLDRTDPVTVPGPDGPVAVSPRDVVAACLPDPATLGERMHGKTCAGTWVRGVKDGEPREVYLYHVVDNQWSMTEYGSQAVVWQTAVNPVVALELLATGTWSGAGVLGPEAFPARPFLDLLTAYGSPWGMREQ